A single window of Chitinophaga sp. XS-30 DNA harbors:
- a CDS encoding SDR family NAD(P)-dependent oxidoreductase has product MDLYLKGKTAVVTGASQGIGRAIVKALAMEGVTVFATARNERSLEDLKAEIAATGGVEPVIFTQDLTAPEGPQKITAAALTGLGYIDILVNNAGRSQPVGMTGPEEDWTASMMLDFDRPRQLTQQLLPHFIERRQGAILNLASTYELRSINVSAVAKSAIVAWSKQLAGQLGQYGIRVNCLQPGLIDTDNIRRFFPGDERKAFAAREIPLGDFGEPEDMANMAVFLVSPRARYITGSVAVVDGGMRHHPF; this is encoded by the coding sequence ATGGATCTGTATCTGAAAGGAAAAACGGCGGTGGTGACCGGCGCCAGCCAGGGAATCGGGCGGGCGATCGTGAAAGCGCTTGCCATGGAAGGTGTTACAGTATTCGCCACTGCAAGAAATGAAAGATCGCTGGAGGACCTCAAAGCGGAAATAGCGGCAACCGGCGGCGTGGAACCCGTTATATTCACGCAGGACCTCACGGCGCCGGAAGGCCCGCAAAAGATCACGGCAGCAGCATTAACCGGACTGGGATATATTGACATCCTCGTCAACAATGCAGGCCGCAGCCAACCGGTAGGTATGACAGGGCCGGAAGAGGACTGGACAGCATCCATGATGCTGGATTTTGACCGCCCCAGGCAGCTCACCCAACAACTGTTGCCCCATTTTATAGAACGCAGACAGGGCGCTATCCTGAACCTTGCCAGCACATACGAGTTACGCAGCATCAATGTTTCGGCGGTTGCCAAATCCGCAATAGTAGCATGGTCCAAACAACTGGCGGGACAATTGGGGCAGTACGGCATCCGGGTGAATTGCCTGCAACCGGGGCTGATAGACACCGATAACATCCGCCGGTTCTTCCCTGGTGACGAACGCAAAGCATTCGCCGCCAGGGAAATACCGCTGGGCGATTTCGGTGAGCCGGAGGATATGGCCAACATGGCGGTTTTCCTCGTATCTCCCCGTGCACGGTATATTACCGGAAGTGTTGCTGTTGTGGATGGAGGAATGCGCCACCACCCGTTCTGA
- a CDS encoding helix-turn-helix domain-containing protein, with protein MAARKKNSTYSINEKCIIECDLTYAVNKIGGRWKLQILDKLEHQTLRFSELKRGFPHITERMLTLQLQAMEQDGLVKRTVYAEVPPKVEYTLTPMALELGPILKQLSEWGGKQRRLTEQPDKPRA; from the coding sequence ATGGCAGCCAGAAAGAAAAACTCAACGTATTCTATCAATGAAAAATGCATCATTGAATGTGATCTGACCTATGCCGTTAACAAGATCGGTGGCAGATGGAAATTGCAGATACTGGACAAACTTGAGCATCAGACACTCCGGTTCAGCGAGTTGAAGCGTGGGTTTCCCCACATTACGGAGCGTATGCTGACCTTGCAATTGCAGGCCATGGAACAGGATGGTCTGGTGAAGCGGACCGTTTATGCGGAGGTTCCCCCGAAGGTAGAATATACGTTAACCCCGATGGCCCTGGAACTGGGACCTATTCTGAAGCAATTGAGTGAATGGGGAGGGAAGCAGCGGCGCCTGACGGAGCAGCCGGACAAGCCCCGGGCCTAG
- a CDS encoding DUF2147 domain-containing protein codes for MGKYRRRCQIAFCEYTGGKLYNPSEGDTYSLKAKLKSADELHFRGYLGISLLGKTMKFKRIK; via the coding sequence ATGGGAAAGTACAGACGGCGATGTCAAATTGCATTTTGCGAATACACCGGCGGGAAACTCTACAACCCGAGCGAAGGTGACACCTACAGTTTGAAAGCGAAATTAAAAAGTGCGGATGAACTACACTTTAGAGGGTATCTGGGAATCTCGCTGTTGGGCAAGACAATGAAATTTAAAAGAATTAAATAA
- a CDS encoding AraC family transcriptional regulator has translation MAGSQPYRIKNITEIHRLMGLPKPLHPLIGWVDLSQLPNNSGIDSVIFDLYVISLKRGCDKLYYGQQKYDFDEGLMAFLSPGQILRGEHNGVPINLEGWMLFIHPDFFWGTSLASKIKKYEFFDYSVSEALFLSDKEEVIINEIVKNIRHEYNSNIDKFSQDIILSHVETLLNYAERFYQRQFITRKITNHRILECLEGLLTDYFNSNDLVHKGLPTVQYISDNLNISPTYLRGLLKTLTGLNTQQHIHEKLIQKAKEKLSTTELSVSEIAYELGFEHSQSFSKLFKSKVKESPLAFRARFN, from the coding sequence ATGGCAGGTTCACAACCGTATAGGATAAAAAATATTACTGAAATACACCGCTTGATGGGGTTACCCAAACCTCTACATCCGCTCATTGGCTGGGTGGATCTAAGTCAGCTGCCAAATAATTCAGGTATCGATTCTGTGATATTTGATTTATATGTGATTTCGCTGAAAAGAGGCTGCGATAAACTGTATTACGGACAACAAAAATATGACTTTGATGAAGGTCTGATGGCATTTCTGTCGCCCGGGCAAATTTTGCGGGGCGAACACAACGGAGTCCCTATTAATCTTGAAGGCTGGATGCTGTTTATACATCCCGATTTTTTTTGGGGAACGTCCCTGGCCAGCAAAATCAAGAAATACGAATTTTTTGATTATTCCGTCAGTGAGGCTCTCTTTCTTTCAGACAAAGAAGAGGTTATCATTAATGAGATTGTGAAGAATATCCGGCATGAATATAATTCCAATATCGATAAATTCAGCCAGGATATTATCCTTTCACATGTAGAAACATTGCTGAATTACGCAGAGCGGTTTTACCAGCGACAGTTCATTACAAGGAAAATTACCAATCATCGAATACTGGAATGCCTGGAAGGCCTGCTAACGGATTATTTTAATAGTAATGATTTGGTTCACAAAGGACTGCCAACTGTTCAATATATTTCAGATAACTTAAATATTTCTCCGACTTATTTACGAGGTTTGCTGAAAACGCTGACAGGGCTAAATACACAACAGCATATACACGAAAAACTAATTCAGAAAGCGAAGGAAAAATTATCAACCACGGAATTGTCAGTCAGCGAAATAGCCTACGAACTAGGGTTTGAGCATTCGCAAAGTTTCAGTAAACTATTTAAAAGTAAGGTTAAGGAAAGTCCCTTGGCGTTTCGGGCGAGGTTTAATTAA
- a CDS encoding SDR family oxidoreductase translates to MDLKNSTILITGGSSGIGLEMVKQLTEEGATIIITGRNLDALNKTKAQYPKVHIFQSDVSKPGDIEQLYKDVKEQFPKLNIIVNNAGAMRLLDLQDSSIDLENVTREININLTGTVQMVHQFLPHLLQQTASAIVNVSSGIAFMPYSAAPVYSATKAGVRAYTQALRLQLQDTNVKVFEMIPPGVNTNLQNEWIIHPRPSQMMEVDKMVNVVVKSLKNDTLEMKPFLINLLKTMSRIAPGMLMKFGHREFKNFKAKAKSL, encoded by the coding sequence ATGGACTTAAAAAACAGCACAATACTCATTACAGGCGGTTCCAGCGGGATCGGGCTGGAAATGGTAAAGCAGCTTACTGAAGAAGGGGCAACAATTATTATCACTGGTCGAAACCTGGATGCCCTCAATAAAACCAAAGCGCAATATCCGAAAGTACATATTTTCCAAAGCGATGTGAGCAAGCCTGGCGATATTGAGCAGCTGTACAAAGATGTCAAGGAACAATTTCCTAAACTAAACATCATCGTCAACAATGCCGGCGCAATGCGATTGCTTGATTTACAGGACAGTTCGATTGATTTGGAAAACGTTACCAGGGAAATCAATATCAATCTCACGGGGACTGTACAAATGGTGCATCAATTCTTACCGCATCTTTTGCAGCAAACTGCTTCGGCAATAGTGAATGTATCGTCAGGAATTGCATTTATGCCTTATTCGGCTGCACCTGTTTACAGTGCTACCAAAGCGGGTGTGCGGGCCTATACACAAGCCTTACGCTTGCAGTTGCAGGACACTAATGTAAAGGTGTTCGAAATGATCCCGCCAGGCGTGAACACTAACCTGCAAAACGAATGGATAATACATCCCAGGCCCAGCCAGATGATGGAGGTGGATAAGATGGTAAATGTTGTAGTGAAATCCCTTAAAAACGACACATTAGAAATGAAGCCGTTTTTGATAAATCTCCTTAAGACAATGAGCCGTATTGCCCCCGGTATGCTGATGAAATTTGGTCACAGGGAATTTAAAAATTTTAAAGCAAAAGCAAAATCACTATAA
- a CDS encoding TonB-dependent receptor, with amino-acid sequence MEKYSLTIFALLLSIASFAQSKGSFKGKIIEQSTKQPVIGATVFINNIQLGAATDTLGIFIIENIPSGSYNVKISSVGFQTKFISEVIITTGKTYYSEIELLEDATELAAVTVQVYRGENNPLTPVSTYAYSREEIFRNPGAQGDIMRALSVLPGVVSSGGQFSAIAARGQGTQENIYLVDDIPMFNLSHLEAEGLNSGFNDPNGGRFSIFAPRVIDNVQFQNGGFDAVNGRRSSSYLSLGVKEGNRETWSLSGQFDLLGATIIADGPISPKTSVFASARYQNFSALISLLDEQRSSISYGDYLVKTTTQLNEKNKLSFIAMYNPERPYRTIDDMEAGTNINDDNSGGATLFNHRGNKTLAGLNLRTLINSSSYIKNVLYFRSSTVDNRFGRFNPSLDADGAVIDPRHGGYEDELRTIKNNQQEVGYRSIYTKRFNKLTLTAGIDAMMVNLDYERRLSRTDTIYTFRSADFRPDPAQYYQVLTPSLYNATFDDNAFNGSGYISLSWRVTDRFTLNPGVRYDYTGFAAQHTVSPRLSGNLLLNDRHSLNFATGIYYQDAAYADIAGQSADNMLKNERSIQSILGYKIQFSNDLKFVAEVWHKEFDDLAVQPNRVQSYLNNEGSGYAYGADLNLTKRLSKNYYGLISYSFMESKRNDNNGLGDYNYIFSIPHTISVMGSYKPNDRWIFSGKFRYSTGRPTDRYIVHSNVLNNPENMRYAQETTAINGERLPDFISLDLRADYSIPRKWGTFSAFVDLVNISNRFNVNSELFIPNTGNISNVGLGVFPTFGIRVEL; translated from the coding sequence ATGGAAAAGTATTCTCTTACTATCTTCGCACTTTTATTGTCCATTGCTTCTTTCGCCCAATCTAAGGGTAGTTTCAAAGGCAAAATAATCGAACAATCCACAAAACAACCTGTAATTGGTGCAACAGTATTCATAAACAATATACAGCTTGGTGCCGCAACAGATACACTTGGGATATTTATAATAGAAAATATCCCTTCCGGCAGCTATAATGTAAAAATTTCAAGTGTCGGTTTTCAAACAAAGTTTATAAGTGAAGTAATCATCACTACAGGTAAAACCTATTACTCCGAAATCGAGTTATTGGAAGATGCAACGGAGTTAGCTGCAGTAACCGTTCAGGTATACCGGGGCGAAAATAACCCCTTGACCCCTGTATCTACTTACGCTTATTCAAGAGAAGAAATATTCCGTAACCCGGGGGCACAAGGGGATATTATGCGGGCGCTATCTGTTCTGCCAGGTGTTGTAAGTAGTGGAGGACAATTTTCCGCCATTGCCGCAAGAGGTCAGGGTACGCAGGAAAACATATATCTGGTGGACGATATTCCGATGTTTAACCTGTCGCATCTGGAAGCAGAAGGATTGAATTCAGGGTTCAATGATCCTAACGGCGGAAGGTTCAGCATTTTTGCCCCAAGGGTAATAGATAATGTCCAATTCCAGAATGGCGGGTTCGATGCCGTTAATGGAAGAAGGTCTTCATCCTATCTTTCACTTGGTGTTAAGGAAGGAAACAGGGAAACCTGGTCGTTAAGCGGTCAGTTTGATTTATTGGGTGCTACCATAATAGCGGATGGTCCTATATCACCCAAAACCAGTGTATTTGCTTCTGCCAGATACCAAAACTTTTCGGCTTTGATCAGCCTGCTGGATGAACAGCGATCTTCCATTTCTTACGGCGATTATCTTGTAAAGACCACCACACAGCTGAATGAAAAAAATAAGCTTTCTTTTATTGCGATGTATAATCCTGAAAGACCTTATCGCACAATAGACGATATGGAAGCCGGAACAAACATCAACGACGACAACAGTGGCGGGGCAACACTCTTTAATCATCGGGGCAATAAGACTTTGGCAGGTTTAAACCTGCGTACGTTGATCAATTCAAGCAGCTATATCAAAAATGTACTTTATTTCCGTTCATCAACTGTAGATAACCGGTTCGGAAGGTTTAATCCATCTCTTGATGCGGATGGCGCAGTAATAGATCCCAGGCATGGTGGCTATGAAGATGAACTGAGAACGATCAAAAACAATCAGCAGGAAGTCGGCTACCGTTCTATTTACACCAAGCGTTTCAATAAACTGACCCTAACGGCAGGAATCGACGCAATGATGGTGAATCTGGATTATGAAAGAAGGTTAAGCAGGACTGACACGATTTACACATTTCGTTCCGCTGATTTCAGACCGGATCCTGCACAATATTACCAGGTATTGACGCCTTCTCTTTATAATGCGACTTTTGATGACAACGCATTTAACGGTTCCGGATATATCAGCCTGTCCTGGAGGGTTACAGACAGGTTTACCCTGAACCCGGGTGTACGCTATGATTATACTGGCTTTGCAGCGCAACATACTGTTTCTCCACGCCTGAGCGGCAACCTTCTACTGAATGACCGGCATAGTTTGAATTTTGCTACCGGTATATATTATCAGGATGCGGCGTATGCTGATATCGCGGGACAGTCAGCTGATAATATGCTTAAGAATGAACGCTCCATACAGTCTATTCTTGGATATAAAATCCAGTTTTCAAATGACCTGAAATTTGTAGCGGAAGTATGGCATAAAGAATTTGACGACCTCGCCGTACAGCCCAACAGGGTACAAAGTTATTTGAATAATGAGGGAAGCGGCTATGCTTATGGTGCGGATTTAAACCTGACCAAAAGACTTTCCAAGAATTATTATGGCCTGATAAGCTATTCTTTTATGGAAAGTAAAAGGAATGACAACAACGGCCTGGGTGACTATAATTATATCTTCAGCATCCCCCATACCATTAGCGTAATGGGCAGCTATAAACCAAACGACAGGTGGATTTTTTCCGGAAAATTCCGTTACAGCACCGGCCGTCCAACGGATAGATATATAGTCCACAGCAATGTTCTGAACAATCCTGAAAATATGCGATATGCCCAGGAAACGACAGCCATCAATGGAGAGAGACTACCGGATTTTATCAGTTTGGACTTGAGGGCTGATTACAGCATCCCAAGAAAATGGGGAACCTTTTCTGCTTTTGTGGATCTCGTAAACATTTCAAATCGCTTCAATGTAAACTCAGAGTTATTTATCCCAAATACAGGTAATATTTCGAACGTAGGCCTGGGTGTATTTCCAACATTTGGCATAAGGGTAGAACTCTGA
- a CDS encoding FadR/GntR family transcriptional regulator: MNEELINDLSKSLGRIKANTMADDVELKLRQYLKNMSFKPGDALPTETDLAEALGVSRNVVREALSRLRMLGMIESRKRKGMVLASPDILLAFERVLDPLIIDDTTLRDVFELRLVLEMGLADLLYARMTDKDIDELEQIANNEINKDKSFLVKNEIAFHGKLYEMTGNSTLKRFQIMLLPVFAYVVTLVNKPVSGKVDHRGLVDILRKGSKEDFKNGMYEHLKPHFDRLK; this comes from the coding sequence ATGAATGAAGAATTGATCAATGATCTGAGCAAAAGTCTCGGGCGCATAAAGGCCAATACCATGGCGGATGATGTAGAGTTGAAACTGCGTCAATACCTGAAAAACATGTCTTTCAAACCCGGGGATGCCCTTCCTACGGAAACCGATCTCGCTGAAGCCCTGGGGGTTAGCCGGAATGTGGTCAGGGAAGCATTGAGCCGCCTGCGGATGCTCGGCATGATCGAAAGCCGTAAACGCAAGGGAATGGTCCTGGCCAGTCCGGATATACTCCTGGCCTTCGAACGTGTGCTCGATCCTCTTATCATCGATGACACTACATTGCGCGATGTTTTTGAACTGCGGCTGGTGTTGGAGATGGGTTTGGCCGATCTGTTGTACGCGCGTATGACGGATAAGGATATCGATGAACTGGAGCAGATCGCCAACAACGAGATCAATAAAGACAAATCCTTCCTGGTAAAGAACGAGATCGCTTTTCACGGCAAACTCTATGAAATGACGGGAAACAGCACCCTCAAAAGATTTCAGATCATGCTGCTCCCTGTTTTTGCCTATGTGGTTACCCTGGTGAACAAACCCGTCAGCGGCAAAGTGGATCACCGTGGCCTGGTGGATATCCTTCGCAAAGGCTCCAAAGAGGATTTCAAGAACGGGATGTACGAGCATCTGAAGCCTCATTTCGACCGGCTGAAATAA